Proteins co-encoded in one Flavivirga eckloniae genomic window:
- a CDS encoding alpha-isopropylmalate synthase regulatory domain-containing protein → MAMKKIEIMDTTLRDGEQTSSVSFSASEKLTIAKLLLEELKVDRIEIASARVSEGELQAVKDVTSWAKENDYLHTVEVLTFVDNGVSIDWMIEAGAKVQNLLTKGSLNHLTHQLKKTPDQHFKEISKTISLAEQKGIETNVYLEDWSNGMRNSKDYVFEFLEFLSTQPVKRIMLPDTLGVITPKESYDFVKEIKDKYPNLHFDFHAHNDYDLGVANVMEALKAGADGLHLTINGMGERAGNAPMSSTIAVINDFMPDIEVGVNEKVLYTVSKLVETFSGVIIPANKPVVGANVFTQTAGIHADGDSKKNLYFSDLLPERFGRTRKYALGKSSGKANIQKNLQELGLQLNDDDLRKVTQRIIELGDKKQVVTKEDLPYIISDVLDHTYEEKVKVNSYVLTHSKGLKPSTTVSITINNETFEENAQGDGQFDAFMNAIRNIFKRKDMVLPGLIDYVVRIPPGSHSDALCETIITWKDVKEEFKTRGLDSDQTVSAIKATEKMLNIIIN, encoded by the coding sequence ATGGCAATGAAGAAAATAGAAATAATGGATACGACATTGCGCGATGGTGAGCAAACCTCGAGCGTGTCGTTTTCTGCTTCAGAAAAACTAACTATAGCAAAACTTTTATTAGAAGAATTAAAAGTAGATCGTATAGAAATAGCATCTGCCAGAGTATCTGAAGGTGAACTTCAAGCTGTAAAGGATGTTACTTCATGGGCAAAAGAAAATGATTATTTACATACGGTTGAAGTATTAACTTTTGTTGATAATGGCGTTTCCATAGATTGGATGATCGAGGCAGGAGCCAAGGTACAAAACTTGTTAACAAAAGGTTCATTAAATCATTTAACTCATCAGTTAAAAAAGACTCCAGATCAGCATTTTAAAGAAATATCAAAAACTATTTCTTTAGCAGAGCAAAAAGGTATTGAAACTAATGTTTATTTAGAAGATTGGAGTAATGGCATGCGTAATTCCAAAGACTATGTTTTTGAATTTTTAGAATTCCTTTCTACGCAACCCGTTAAACGCATTATGCTTCCCGATACTTTGGGCGTTATTACACCAAAGGAATCTTACGATTTTGTAAAAGAAATTAAAGACAAGTATCCTAATTTACATTTCGATTTTCATGCCCACAACGATTATGATTTGGGTGTAGCTAATGTTATGGAGGCACTTAAAGCAGGAGCAGACGGGCTTCACTTAACTATTAACGGTATGGGAGAACGTGCAGGTAATGCGCCCATGTCGAGTACCATAGCCGTAATTAATGATTTTATGCCAGACATTGAGGTTGGTGTTAATGAAAAAGTATTGTATACCGTTAGTAAACTTGTAGAAACATTTTCTGGCGTTATAATCCCTGCAAATAAGCCTGTGGTTGGAGCAAACGTGTTTACGCAAACAGCTGGAATACATGCGGATGGAGATAGTAAGAAGAACTTGTACTTTAGCGATTTGTTGCCAGAACGATTTGGAAGAACGCGTAAATATGCATTAGGAAAATCATCTGGAAAAGCTAATATTCAAAAGAATTTACAAGAACTAGGGCTTCAACTTAATGATGACGATTTACGAAAAGTTACCCAACGTATTATTGAGTTGGGAGATAAAAAACAAGTGGTAACTAAAGAGGATTTACCATATATTATTTCTGATGTTTTAGATCATACCTACGAAGAAAAAGTAAAAGTGAATTCGTATGTGCTAACACATTCTAAAGGCCTTAAACCGTCTACAACGGTGTCTATTACCATAAACAACGAAACTTTTGAAGAAAATGCTCAGGGTGACGGACAATTTGATGCTTTCATGAATGCCATTAGAAACATCTTTAAGAGGAAAGACATGGTATTACCTGGCTTAATAGATTATGTTGTAAGAATTCCACCTGGAAGTCACTCAGATGCTTTATGTGAAACCATTATTACGTGGAAAGATGTTAAAGAGGAATTTAAAACACGTGGTTTAGACTCAGATCAAACCGTGTCTGCTATTAAGGCAACCGAAAAAATGCTGAACATAATTATTAACTAA
- the leuB gene encoding 3-isopropylmalate dehydrogenase, translating to MKFNIALLAGDGIGPEVIDQAVKVSDAVANKFGHEITWKPALTGAAAIDAVGEPYPDETHDICAASDAVLFGAIGHPRFDNDPSAKVRPEQGLLKMRKALGLFANVRPTFTFPSLLEKSPLKRERIEGTDLVFLRELTGGIYFGEKGRREEGETAYDNCVYTREEVQRLAKKGFELAMTRSKKLCCVDKANVLETSRLWRETVQAMEKDYPEVEVSYEFVDAVAMRLVQWPNSYDVLITENLFGDILTDEASVISGSMGLMPSASLGSDIGLFEPIHGSYPQAAGKNIANPMATVLSAAMMFENFGLQEEGKAIREAVNKALNEGIVTEDLSDGGKAYGTKEVGDWLASNI from the coding sequence ATGAAATTTAATATTGCGCTTTTAGCCGGAGACGGTATAGGACCAGAAGTAATAGATCAAGCCGTAAAGGTAAGTGATGCTGTTGCTAATAAATTTGGACATGAAATAACTTGGAAACCAGCACTAACAGGTGCGGCAGCTATTGATGCTGTTGGAGAGCCTTACCCAGACGAAACACATGATATTTGTGCAGCTTCTGATGCGGTTTTATTTGGGGCTATTGGTCACCCGCGTTTCGATAACGATCCATCTGCAAAAGTGCGTCCGGAACAAGGTCTGCTAAAAATGCGTAAAGCCTTAGGTTTATTTGCTAATGTAAGACCAACCTTTACGTTTCCTTCGTTGTTAGAAAAATCACCATTGAAGAGAGAGCGTATTGAAGGAACGGATTTAGTTTTCTTACGCGAATTAACTGGAGGTATTTACTTTGGTGAAAAGGGTAGAAGAGAAGAAGGAGAAACCGCTTACGATAACTGTGTTTACACAAGAGAAGAGGTGCAACGTTTAGCTAAAAAAGGTTTTGAATTGGCTATGACGCGTTCTAAAAAACTGTGTTGTGTAGATAAGGCTAATGTGTTAGAAACATCAAGACTATGGAGAGAAACCGTTCAAGCCATGGAAAAGGATTACCCAGAAGTAGAAGTGAGCTATGAGTTTGTTGATGCTGTAGCGATGCGCTTGGTACAATGGCCAAACAGTTATGATGTGTTAATTACTGAAAACCTATTTGGAGATATATTAACTGATGAAGCTTCTGTAATTTCAGGATCTATGGGATTAATGCCATCGGCATCTTTAGGATCTGATATTGGTTTATTTGAACCTATTCACGGATCGTATCCACAAGCAGCCGGAAAGAATATCGCAAATCCAATGGCTACAGTTTTATCGGCAGCCATGATGTTCGAGAACTTTGGTTTACAAGAAGAAGGTAAAGCGATTAGAGAAGCAGTTAATAAAGCTTTAAATGAAGGCATTGTTACAGAAGATTTATCTGATGGCGGAAAAGCTTACGGAACAAAAGAAGTAGGGGACTGGTTAGCTTCGAATATTTAA
- a CDS encoding alpha/beta fold hydrolase yields the protein MINNYSKLLLLIIALWTTFSCSKDDNLNDLNETLFVRHKDADMPVYIHGNASEKIFLIILHGGPGGFGLAYRANTIKSDIEKTCAVVYFDQRGSGMAQGSYSKSGISVDIMAEDILALVKVIKHKYGSDSRFFLMGHSWGGALGTATLLKNQSDFLGWIEVDGAHDPKGMYLEYISNFKRVASEQIEADNSIDFWEGVIDLANNVNQTQYIQEDFFDMNSKAFEAEDQLVNDNVINNEKDDGNNTVFKYNLLTALWNKANTQSILNDRGLFRNLSFTNRLQEITIPALVLSGKYDLVVPPKFAQEAYDNLGSSTKELVIFERSGHSPMSSEPELFSETVIDFINQNK from the coding sequence ATGATTAATAATTACTCAAAACTACTATTACTAATAATTGCTTTATGGACTACTTTTTCATGTTCTAAAGACGATAATCTTAATGATTTAAATGAAACATTATTTGTGCGCCATAAAGATGCAGATATGCCAGTTTACATACATGGCAATGCTTCAGAAAAAATATTCCTTATTATATTACATGGCGGACCTGGAGGTTTTGGATTAGCTTATCGTGCCAATACTATTAAAAGTGATATTGAAAAAACCTGTGCCGTTGTTTATTTCGATCAAAGAGGATCTGGAATGGCTCAAGGAAGTTATTCTAAAAGCGGGATAAGTGTTGATATTATGGCAGAAGATATTTTAGCACTCGTAAAAGTTATTAAGCATAAATATGGCAGCGATTCTCGATTTTTTTTAATGGGACATAGTTGGGGAGGTGCATTGGGAACTGCTACATTATTAAAAAACCAAAGTGATTTTTTAGGATGGATTGAGGTAGATGGGGCTCATGACCCTAAAGGCATGTACCTTGAATATATTTCCAATTTTAAGCGTGTTGCTTCCGAGCAAATTGAAGCTGATAATAGCATTGATTTTTGGGAAGGTGTTATTGATTTAGCAAATAATGTAAATCAGACGCAATACATCCAGGAAGATTTTTTTGATATGAATTCAAAAGCCTTTGAAGCAGAAGACCAACTAGTAAATGATAATGTTATTAATAATGAAAAAGATGATGGTAACAACACTGTTTTTAAATACAATTTGTTAACCGCTTTATGGAATAAAGCTAATACTCAATCCATTCTTAATGATAGAGGTCTTTTTAGGAATTTATCTTTTACTAATAGGCTTCAAGAAATTACGATACCCGCTTTAGTGCTTTCGGGTAAATATGATTTGGTCGTCCCTCCAAAATTTGCGCAAGAAGCTTATGATAATTTAGGCTCTAGTACAAAAGAATTGGTAATCTTTGAAAGATCAGGTCATTCACCTATGTCTAGTGAGCCTGAATTATTCTCAGAAACAGTGATTGATTTTATTAATCAAAATAAGTAA
- a CDS encoding mechanosensitive ion channel family protein encodes MIQETENIETTSEAIDFKHLIYDRLVELDISKSTAEYLNMLGLLLVLVIAVFIIDFIIRKLLVKSFNKFATISKTNFDDFMVANKVPRNIAHIIPLLIAMEFTPSIFADFPNFDGVIEKGLRVFAIVLTLWIVRSLLNTVKDYLKTLPRLKDKPIDSYIQVFMIFAWVAGFMSALAIITETPFLSFLTAMGAASAVIILVFKDTILGFVASIQVSINDMVRIGDWITFEKYGADGDVIEINLATVKVQNFDKTITTIPTYALISDSFKNWRGMMDADGRRIKRALFIKQDCVKYLNENEVNKLKNIQLITTYLETRNEDIDSYNNSNNINKDLLINGRNLTNIGIFRKYIDAYLNRHSGVNKDMMIMVRQLAPTTQGIPMEIYAFSSDKRWANYEYIMSDIFDHLIAALPYFDLEIFELPSSSSFKEKTVVSE; translated from the coding sequence ATGATACAAGAGACTGAAAACATTGAAACAACTTCGGAAGCTATCGATTTTAAGCATTTAATATACGACCGTTTAGTAGAATTAGATATCTCAAAATCTACTGCCGAATACCTAAACATGCTCGGACTGCTTCTAGTATTAGTAATCGCGGTTTTTATTATAGATTTTATAATAAGAAAACTATTAGTAAAGTCCTTTAATAAATTCGCTACCATATCAAAAACCAATTTTGATGATTTCATGGTAGCCAATAAGGTACCTCGAAACATCGCGCATATCATTCCGTTATTGATAGCCATGGAGTTCACGCCTTCTATTTTTGCAGATTTTCCAAATTTCGATGGTGTTATAGAAAAAGGATTGCGAGTCTTTGCTATTGTTTTAACACTTTGGATAGTAAGAAGTCTGTTAAACACGGTAAAGGACTATTTAAAAACACTCCCAAGGTTAAAGGATAAGCCTATAGATAGCTACATACAGGTATTCATGATTTTTGCCTGGGTAGCTGGTTTCATGTCGGCCTTAGCCATTATAACCGAGACCCCTTTCCTATCGTTTTTAACCGCTATGGGTGCTGCCTCGGCTGTTATTATTCTGGTTTTTAAAGATACCATTCTTGGTTTTGTTGCTAGCATACAAGTATCTATAAATGATATGGTACGCATTGGCGATTGGATTACGTTTGAAAAATACGGAGCCGATGGTGATGTGATTGAAATTAATCTGGCTACTGTAAAAGTTCAGAATTTCGATAAAACAATTACAACCATTCCTACCTATGCCCTTATATCTGATTCTTTTAAGAACTGGCGAGGTATGATGGATGCAGATGGCAGGCGAATTAAAAGAGCCTTATTCATAAAACAGGATTGTGTTAAATATCTAAATGAAAATGAAGTCAACAAGCTTAAAAACATTCAGCTTATAACGACCTATTTAGAAACCAGAAATGAAGATATTGATTCGTATAATAACTCCAACAATATCAATAAAGACCTTTTAATAAACGGTAGGAACCTTACCAATATAGGTATTTTTAGAAAATATATTGACGCATACCTCAATCGACATTCTGGAGTGAACAAAGACATGATGATCATGGTACGTCAATTAGCACCAACAACTCAAGGTATTCCTATGGAAATCTATGCTTTTAGCAGTGATAAGCGCTGGGCAAATTATGAGTATATCATGTCTGATATATTCGATCATTTAATAGCAGCACTTCCCTACTTTGATTTAGAGATATTTGAACTACCTAGTAGCTCTAGTTTTAAAGAAAAAACCGTCGTTAGCGAATAA
- a CDS encoding DUF3817 domain-containing protein encodes MFSFPSIFRIVAFLEGVSYILLLFIATPIKYLMHDPQYVKLLGMPHGLLFIAYIAFAFMLRKDFNWNKKQFVTVLVASIIPFGTFYIDRKYLKLVK; translated from the coding sequence ATGTTTTCATTCCCATCTATATTCAGAATTGTTGCCTTTTTAGAAGGCGTCTCTTATATTCTATTATTATTTATCGCGACACCTATAAAGTACCTTATGCACGACCCGCAATATGTTAAACTATTAGGTATGCCCCATGGCCTGTTATTCATAGCCTATATCGCTTTTGCCTTCATGTTAAGAAAAGATTTTAACTGGAACAAAAAACAGTTTGTTACAGTTCTAGTTGCCTCCATAATTCCGTTTGGTACGTTTTACATTGATAGAAAATATTTAAAACTTGTAAAATGA
- a CDS encoding YqaA family protein — protein sequence MKSKPKSKSEKTRMQLLHQYYNYTGFYSFVWNAVKKALPYIIIIVIGIYIVNKYFNINEALVRLTEILPAYGVMAFFFVSETLLGIVPPEIFIAWSGKMPEPWLYLSFLALLSYAGGLISYWLGVAITKIPRVHDYMHKKMETQLKNSKKWGGFLIVVGALLPLPFSISCIAAGIIKFPFRNVILYGSLRLVRFVIYGLIIFNAL from the coding sequence ATGAAATCGAAGCCTAAGTCGAAGTCTGAAAAGACTCGAATGCAATTATTACATCAATATTATAACTATACTGGTTTTTACAGCTTTGTATGGAATGCTGTAAAAAAAGCTTTACCATATATTATTATAATTGTTATCGGTATTTATATCGTTAATAAGTATTTCAATATTAACGAAGCCCTAGTCCGTTTAACGGAAATACTTCCGGCATATGGTGTTATGGCTTTCTTTTTTGTTTCCGAAACACTTTTAGGAATCGTTCCTCCTGAAATATTTATTGCCTGGTCAGGAAAAATGCCTGAGCCATGGTTATATCTGTCATTTTTAGCATTACTTTCTTATGCTGGCGGTTTAATCTCCTATTGGTTGGGTGTTGCTATTACCAAAATACCAAGAGTACACGATTATATGCATAAAAAAATGGAAACCCAGTTAAAGAACTCAAAAAAATGGGGTGGTTTCTTGATTGTTGTTGGAGCTCTGCTTCCACTCCCATTCTCAATATCCTGTATAGCTGCTGGTATTATAAAGTTTCCGTTTAGAAATGTGATTCTATACGGTTCGTTACGATTGGTGCGTTTTGTTATCTACGGACTCATTATTTTTAACGCACTATAA
- a CDS encoding helix-turn-helix domain-containing protein gives MTKLGLYLAKKSINKAEVSRKTGISKSRMSQLSSNESTKLRVEELYLIALAIDVDPCEIFKEICADLKLKEEN, from the coding sequence ATGACTAAATTAGGTCTCTATTTAGCAAAGAAATCTATTAATAAAGCAGAGGTTTCTCGTAAAACAGGGATTAGCAAATCTCGCATGAGTCAGCTAAGTTCCAATGAATCTACAAAACTTCGAGTAGAAGAACTATATCTTATTGCTTTAGCTATTGATGTTGATCCTTGCGAAATCTTTAAAGAAATCTGTGCAGACTTAAAATTAAAAGAAGAAAACTAA
- a CDS encoding AAA family ATPase — protein sequence MSQFDYIKEIAKYGLENDQERLLTVINELVEHSKKTKKVNFAIQLQSILKESMRQQSANSLTKVSSDSYQQRQNDRDLQDLILEKITSDYSLENIVADDVVMGELKHFIEEHEKIELLQNFKLPVSNKLLLHGPSGCGKTLASYIIAGELKKMMVVVNLGAIVSSKLGETSKNLSKIFRKAALEDCIIFIDEFDSLGKVRDYSQDHGEMKRVVNTILQLFDYLPQSSIVIAATNQKEMLDSALTRRFDSIIGFSLPNTGQIKNLVELTLSKSGFVLSNKREGTKIMKLCEGLSYYSIQKTLITALKRSLFNQSDKDVKSITKIDSQIWKALVIAEKKSLEINS from the coding sequence TTGAGCCAATTTGATTACATAAAAGAGATAGCAAAATATGGTCTTGAAAATGACCAAGAACGCCTATTGACGGTAATTAACGAACTTGTTGAACATTCTAAAAAGACTAAAAAAGTAAATTTTGCAATTCAATTGCAATCTATTCTTAAAGAGTCAATGCGCCAACAAAGTGCTAATAGTTTGACAAAAGTAAGCTCAGATTCTTATCAGCAACGTCAGAACGATCGTGACTTGCAAGATTTAATTCTAGAAAAAATCACTTCAGATTATTCTTTGGAAAACATTGTTGCTGATGATGTGGTAATGGGAGAATTAAAACATTTCATTGAAGAGCACGAAAAAATTGAATTACTACAAAATTTCAAGCTTCCTGTTTCTAACAAACTATTATTGCATGGACCATCTGGTTGTGGAAAAACATTAGCGTCTTATATCATTGCTGGTGAATTAAAAAAAATGATGGTTGTAGTCAATTTAGGAGCAATAGTTTCTTCTAAATTGGGTGAGACTAGTAAAAATCTTTCTAAGATATTTAGGAAGGCAGCACTTGAAGACTGTATTATTTTTATTGATGAATTTGATAGTTTAGGAAAAGTGCGTGATTACAGTCAAGATCACGGAGAAATGAAACGTGTGGTTAATACTATACTTCAATTATTTGATTATTTACCTCAAAGTAGTATTGTAATCGCTGCGACTAATCAAAAGGAAATGCTAGACTCTGCGTTGACAAGAAGATTTGATAGTATTATAGGTTTCTCATTACCAAATACTGGACAAATTAAAAACCTTGTTGAGTTAACATTAAGCAAGAGTGGTTTTGTATTAAGTAATAAAAGAGAGGGAACAAAGATTATGAAGCTGTGTGAAGGTCTGTCTTACTACAGCATTCAAAAGACGCTTATTACTGCATTAAAGCGTAGTTTATTTAATCAAAGTGATAAAGATGTAAAGTCCATAACTAAAATTGATAGTCAAATTTGGAAAGCTCTTGTCATTGCAGAAAAAAAATCTCTTGAGATAAACTCTTAA
- a CDS encoding S8 family peptidase, whose protein sequence is MPNKNHLRIIADRQLEESGQVKFNYGFEENEDEANIEPNYIFMARAFRDDLKSYRSDIEVKVAAKDETIDVPFDVDYLEVDFMGQFHLEKYYSIWYNTFGLEGVSFTNFNRTALFSIADRDKFQVFISSIEGLINRGLDDNTEVGFNKNVLFVKNFKLLTLSDVLQVSAANIGNVVVLKTIELPASPVIEKGILDALESYLTVHQISYEINRETHRLELYDATLDELITIAQNFDVIESITSSLSGVVRPGVYNVPSRDFGFEIANADEELPLIGILDTGISMQTPLASITLRDDTFTLDGNPLIDDCGNDGHGTMVAALAALGRHNHSNNFEGEITADAKLLSIKLIGSGDGYLSEKKVIELLYKAKEKYPELGVFVLTICYKTHKKTNETFSNYTYELDKFAHETDSLIFISIGNNSQAMNENVDYDLNYFNNEHTNLNTPADSMNNMTVGAAADGLYGGVFNGIASGKEFPAIYSRTGHIDLAAIYSAKKRNKNLFKPDVIEGGGDYGFYNPTTIDFMDNAAISVLSSNPALGYTKEVGTSLAAPLTANLAAKLKTIYPDLKSQTLKALIINGASLKSIAYPDVNKSLLNRTSGYGLIDANRTIFSDENSATMILEDSIQSGEQKIYPINFPDYLISTSLGKTNRVLKITATLCFSFLPLQHNQLTYCPVHMAFSIFKNHSSDDINRVQRVLNSKLRTTLSWSQSARDKSTPAPYSNVQKIEFNVDVAQLRSEGKTFKLAVQALLSNQIMASQIENYPTEFNFSLVLNIEETVRTNTGRLYDELRAINNVEVINVVEADLEGEV, encoded by the coding sequence ATGCCAAACAAAAACCATTTAAGAATAATTGCAGATAGACAGCTAGAAGAATCTGGGCAAGTAAAGTTTAATTACGGTTTTGAAGAAAATGAAGATGAAGCTAATATAGAGCCTAATTATATATTTATGGCTAGAGCATTTCGAGACGATTTAAAATCTTATCGGAGTGACATAGAAGTAAAAGTAGCTGCAAAAGATGAGACTATTGATGTTCCTTTTGATGTAGACTATCTAGAAGTAGACTTTATGGGACAGTTTCATTTAGAGAAGTATTACAGTATTTGGTACAACACCTTTGGACTTGAAGGTGTGAGCTTCACCAATTTTAATAGAACAGCGTTATTTTCTATTGCAGATCGAGATAAATTTCAGGTGTTTATTTCTAGTATTGAAGGCCTAATTAATAGAGGTTTAGACGACAATACAGAAGTTGGTTTTAATAAGAATGTACTTTTTGTGAAAAACTTTAAACTTCTCACACTAAGTGATGTTTTACAAGTAAGTGCAGCAAATATAGGGAACGTAGTTGTTCTTAAGACAATAGAACTACCAGCTAGTCCAGTAATTGAAAAAGGGATTCTTGATGCGCTAGAATCTTACTTAACGGTTCATCAAATTTCATACGAAATTAATAGAGAAACACATAGGTTAGAGCTTTATGATGCTACACTAGATGAACTTATTACTATTGCCCAAAATTTTGATGTCATAGAGAGCATAACTTCTTCCCTTTCTGGAGTTGTACGACCAGGGGTATATAATGTTCCTAGTAGGGATTTTGGTTTTGAAATTGCGAATGCAGATGAGGAGCTTCCTTTAATTGGAATATTGGATACTGGAATAAGTATGCAAACTCCACTTGCGAGTATTACACTACGAGATGATACTTTTACATTAGATGGTAACCCATTAATAGATGATTGTGGTAATGATGGACATGGTACAATGGTAGCAGCACTGGCAGCATTAGGAAGACACAATCATAGTAATAACTTTGAAGGTGAAATAACCGCAGACGCAAAGCTGCTATCTATTAAATTAATAGGCAGTGGTGATGGCTATCTTTCTGAAAAAAAGGTAATTGAATTGCTTTATAAAGCGAAAGAAAAATACCCTGAATTGGGTGTTTTTGTCTTAACCATTTGTTATAAAACTCATAAGAAAACGAACGAAACATTCTCTAATTACACATATGAACTGGATAAATTTGCACACGAAACTGATAGCCTAATTTTTATAAGTATTGGGAACAATAGTCAAGCAATGAATGAAAATGTTGATTATGACTTAAATTACTTTAATAATGAGCACACCAACTTAAATACGCCAGCTGACTCAATGAATAATATGACTGTAGGTGCAGCTGCAGATGGTTTATATGGTGGTGTGTTTAACGGTATCGCATCAGGTAAAGAGTTTCCTGCTATCTATTCTCGAACAGGTCATATTGACCTTGCTGCCATATATTCTGCTAAGAAACGTAATAAAAATCTTTTTAAGCCAGATGTTATCGAAGGTGGTGGAGATTATGGATTCTACAATCCTACCACAATAGATTTTATGGATAATGCAGCTATATCTGTATTATCATCTAATCCTGCTTTAGGATATACAAAAGAAGTAGGTACAAGTCTAGCAGCACCTCTTACGGCTAATCTTGCTGCAAAACTTAAAACTATCTATCCAGATTTAAAATCACAAACATTAAAAGCATTGATTATTAATGGAGCATCTCTAAAAAGCATAGCGTATCCAGATGTAAACAAATCTTTGCTTAATAGAACTTCTGGCTATGGACTTATTGATGCTAATAGGACTATTTTTTCAGATGAGAATAGTGCAACAATGATATTGGAAGACAGTATCCAAAGCGGTGAACAAAAGATATACCCTATAAACTTTCCAGATTACCTAATTTCAACAAGTCTAGGTAAGACTAATCGGGTACTTAAAATAACAGCTACATTATGCTTTAGCTTTTTACCATTACAGCACAATCAATTAACATATTGTCCTGTGCATATGGCATTTAGTATTTTCAAGAATCATTCTTCAGATGATATTAACCGAGTGCAACGAGTGCTAAACTCAAAGTTACGAACTACATTAAGCTGGTCTCAATCTGCAAGAGATAAATCTACTCCAGCACCTTATAGTAATGTTCAAAAAATTGAATTTAATGTTGATGTTGCACAACTGAGAAGTGAAGGGAAAACCTTTAAATTAGCAGTACAAGCTCTATTGTCAAATCAAATTATGGCATCTCAGATTGAGAATTATCCAACAGAATTTAATTTCTCACTAGTCCTTAATATTGAAGAAACGGTAAGAACTAATACAGGTCGTCTATACGACGAATTAAGAGCAATAAACAATGTTGAAGTTATTAATGTAGTCGAAGCTGACTTAGAAGGAGAGGTTTAA
- a CDS encoding T9SS type A sorting domain-containing protein, with protein sequence MKIKKPFFTKKIKTISILFFLILILHSIPAQVINTMGTLSESIPENNFQTHSLSVNSDGTRMFNDTTTSFIKSMSEIDNDNDNVENTVDLDDDNDGILDTAENSLGVDPSADTNMNGIPNYQDFYNNGSTTLPVCLDADLDGICDTLDPVFDFDGDGVPNHYDLDSDNDGIYDVIEAGGIPSSVNPGQANDTDGDSTNNSGVPNSANGGAGNTPIDTLSDGSFDFKNTDSDVDGCSDANEAYGLSTADGGDTGVFGDDALLTVDPVTGIVTTVGSGIDYTITPLDGDTNNTTDYLEVGPDADGDGIPNACDELGVPLSIAQEEVTDSSILIYPTPASEYINIPSNNITIKRIEMVNSLGKRVLTTQKTNQIRVDQLQRGLYFIKLDTNKGKLVKKVIVE encoded by the coding sequence ATGAAAATTAAAAAACCATTCTTTACTAAAAAAATAAAAACCATATCAATTCTATTTTTTTTGATATTGATTTTGCATAGTATTCCTGCACAGGTGATAAACACCATGGGAACACTATCAGAATCTATTCCAGAAAACAATTTTCAAACTCATAGTTTATCTGTCAACTCAGATGGAACACGTATGTTTAATGATACAACTACAAGCTTTATCAAATCTATGTCTGAGATAGACAATGATAATGATAACGTAGAGAATACAGTCGATTTAGATGATGATAATGACGGTATTTTAGATACAGCAGAGAATAGCCTGGGAGTAGACCCATCTGCCGATACAAATATGAATGGTATACCAAACTATCAGGATTTTTATAATAATGGTAGTACAACTTTACCAGTATGTTTAGATGCTGATCTCGATGGTATTTGTGACACCCTAGATCCTGTCTTTGATTTTGATGGTGATGGTGTTCCCAATCATTATGATTTGGATAGCGATAATGATGGTATTTACGATGTTATAGAAGCAGGAGGGATACCAAGTAGTGTAAACCCTGGACAGGCTAACGACACAGATGGAGACTCTACAAATAATAGTGGAGTGCCTAATTCTGCTAATGGAGGTGCCGGTAATACACCAATAGATACGCTATCAGATGGTTCTTTTGACTTTAAAAATACAGATAGCGATGTAGATGGATGTAGTGATGCTAATGAAGCTTATGGTTTATCGACGGCAGATGGAGGAGATACAGGAGTGTTTGGAGATGATGCATTACTAACTGTAGATCCTGTTACAGGAATAGTTACTACTGTAGGATCAGGCATTGATTATACGATTACTCCTTTAGATGGTGATACAAATAATACAACAGATTATCTGGAAGTTGGTCCCGATGCTGATGGCGATGGCATACCTAATGCTTGTGATGAATTAGGAGTTCCTTTAAGTATAGCTCAAGAGGAGGTAACAGATTCCTCTATATTAATTTATCCAACCCCAGCCTCAGAATACATTAATATCCCAAGTAATAATATAACCATTAAAAGAATTGAGATGGTAAATTCTCTTGGTAAGCGTGTGTTAACAACACAGAAAACGAATCAAATTAGAGTGGATCAATTACAACGTGGATTATATTTTATAAAATTAGATACTAATAAAGGAAAATTAGTTAAAAAGGTTATTGTTGAATAA